The following are from one region of the Chloracidobacterium sp. genome:
- a CDS encoding 3'(2'),5'-bisphosphate nucleotidase CysQ, which yields MYEKELDSAIRAARIAGDAILEHYEGDVIVESKIGPDSFAEPVTVADREASAIVIDTLTADFPNDGILSEEETDDVDRRLAAERVWIIDPIDGTSGFIKQDGDFAVQIGLAESGTPVLGVVFLPFHDVLYLAVKGGGAFAERGSAVRERIAVSIKSDASEMDLAVSRNHRSPKISKIVDEFGFRREVQRGSVGLKIGLIADRICDIYIHLSPRTKLWDTCAPQIILEEAGGRLTDLWGRSYRYDVADVQNWGGIVATNGLFHRETIERLAPLLNDFGRLKTLNGRPKIS from the coding sequence ATGTACGAAAAAGAACTTGATTCAGCGATCAGGGCGGCCCGGATTGCCGGCGATGCGATCCTCGAGCACTACGAAGGCGACGTGATCGTTGAAAGCAAGATCGGACCTGACAGCTTCGCCGAGCCGGTGACAGTTGCCGATCGTGAAGCAAGCGCGATCGTGATCGACACGCTGACTGCCGATTTTCCGAACGATGGAATTTTGTCCGAAGAAGAGACTGATGACGTTGACCGGAGGCTTGCCGCCGAAAGGGTCTGGATTATCGATCCCATCGACGGGACCTCGGGATTTATCAAGCAAGACGGCGACTTCGCTGTCCAGATCGGTCTTGCCGAAAGCGGAACGCCGGTGCTTGGCGTTGTATTTTTGCCTTTCCACGATGTACTTTATCTCGCCGTGAAGGGCGGAGGTGCATTTGCAGAACGCGGGTCGGCCGTGCGGGAACGTATCGCGGTCTCGATCAAGTCCGATGCGTCTGAAATGGACCTCGCTGTCTCAAGAAATCATCGCAGCCCGAAGATATCAAAGATCGTCGATGAGTTCGGATTTCGCCGAGAGGTTCAACGCGGTTCCGTCGGGTTAAAGATCGGCCTGATCGCCGATAGAATATGTGACATTTATATTCATCTGAGTCCGCGAACCAAGCTCTGGGATACTTGCGCACCGCAGATAATACTGGAGGAAGCCGGCGGAAGGTTAACGGATCTTTGGGGACGAAGCTACCGCTATGATGTTGCGGATGTTCAGAACTGGGGCGGCATCGTCGCAACGAACGGGCTGTTCCATCGCGAAACGATCGAAAGGCTGGCTCCGCTATTGAACGACTTCGGCCGGCTCAAAACGTTGAATGGCCGGCCGAAGATCTCTTAG